Proteins from a single region of Akkermansiaceae bacterium:
- a CDS encoding PhoH family protein, which produces MINRTDESQALITEEETLPKIKTTRNQSVTSRPRPTELGLTAPNQTAKNYVLDTNVLLHDPAALERFKENHLCIPVDVLSELDKFKSEQTERGANARRVHRRLTEMFSCARKVTRGVDTAEGGTIRLVIYDPEACPKNSSQLDSFHRIFPDRERVDHRILAATLLLMQHNKSPVVLVTKDINMQLKARAVGIDCQDYLNDKVDAREVSNYEVRRIEVDPMELHRFSSTGELLISPERFTGLATNEYLLLGAGEKQTIPARLHADGRFVKLNIPEVLKIPDGQTLKPLNLGQRFLIDALLNPDISLVTCYGHAGTGKTLVAVAAGLHEMFNRRYNGITVSRPVVAMGDQLGFLPGSLDEKMRPWLQPIHDALDLLMRPNIPLGPKRKQQKPNPGAPPAKKPYELLMEQGILEIEALCYIRGRSIPNRFFVLDEAQQLTPQEAKTVVTRMSRDSKLVLVGDPAQIDNPYVDSRSNGLVYTRNRLKGQPFVAHVALNRGERSELAEAGAQLM; this is translated from the coding sequence GAGGAAACCCTTCCCAAAATCAAAACCACCCGCAACCAATCTGTGACCTCTCGACCGCGACCGACGGAACTGGGCCTCACCGCCCCCAACCAGACCGCCAAAAACTACGTCCTCGACACCAACGTGCTGCTGCATGACCCGGCGGCGCTCGAACGGTTCAAGGAAAACCACCTCTGCATCCCCGTGGATGTCCTTTCCGAACTGGACAAGTTCAAGTCGGAGCAGACGGAGCGCGGAGCGAACGCCCGCCGCGTCCACCGCCGCCTGACGGAGATGTTCTCCTGCGCGCGGAAGGTCACCCGGGGAGTGGACACCGCGGAGGGAGGCACCATCCGCCTGGTGATCTATGATCCGGAGGCCTGCCCGAAGAACTCCAGCCAGCTCGACAGCTTCCACCGCATCTTCCCGGACCGGGAGCGGGTGGACCACCGCATCCTGGCCGCCACGCTCCTGCTGATGCAGCACAACAAGAGCCCCGTCGTGCTGGTCACCAAGGACATCAACATGCAACTCAAGGCCCGGGCGGTGGGCATCGATTGCCAGGACTACCTCAATGACAAGGTGGATGCCCGGGAGGTCTCCAACTACGAAGTCCGCCGTATCGAGGTGGACCCCATGGAGCTGCACCGGTTCTCCAGCACCGGGGAGCTGCTCATCTCCCCGGAACGCTTCACCGGCCTCGCCACGAACGAATACCTGCTGCTGGGCGCGGGGGAAAAGCAGACCATCCCCGCCCGCCTGCATGCCGACGGCCGCTTCGTGAAACTGAACATCCCGGAGGTGCTGAAGATCCCCGACGGACAGACGCTCAAGCCGCTCAACCTGGGCCAGCGTTTCCTCATCGACGCCCTGCTCAACCCGGACATCTCGCTGGTCACCTGCTACGGTCATGCCGGCACCGGCAAGACGCTCGTCGCCGTCGCCGCGGGCCTCCATGAGATGTTCAACCGGAGGTACAACGGCATCACCGTGAGCCGCCCGGTGGTGGCCATGGGCGACCAGCTCGGCTTCCTGCCCGGCTCGCTGGATGAAAAGATGCGCCCATGGCTGCAGCCGATCCATGATGCGCTGGACCTGCTGATGCGCCCGAACATCCCGCTGGGACCGAAGCGCAAGCAGCAGAAGCCGAACCCCGGCGCCCCGCCCGCCAAGAAGCCCTACGAGCTGCTGATGGAACAAGGCATCCTGGAAATCGAGGCGCTCTGCTACATCCGCGGCCGCTCGATCCCGAACCGTTTCTTCGTGCTGGATGAGGCGCAGCAGCTCACCCCGCAGGAAGCGAAGACCGTCGTCACCCGAATGTCCCGCGACTCGAAGCTGGTCCTCGTCGGTGACCCCGCCCAGATCGACAATCCGTATGTGGACAGCCGCAGCAACGGCCTGGTCTATACGCGGAACCGCCTCAAGGGGCAGCCGTTCGTCGCCCACGTCGCCCTCAACCGCGGCGAGCGGTCGGAGCTGGCGGAGGCTGGCGCACAGTTGATGTGA
- a CDS encoding M48 family metalloprotease — MTRVEFDQLVEGLEEKFRGRKDALTRSSISWAMFGYVVLSVAIVCSLALLAGCVFFIILHPNVVTIKFGAVLGIAAGALSLTLIRSLWNRLHPPQGKEITRDETPALFGMIDDISDAAGGVRFHKVLLTNDLNASVVQLPLAGIFGMHRNYLSLGLPLMDALEPEEFKAVLAHEFSHLSNKDGSTGNWIYRMRMTWERAADGIFQKEGFLIAPLKKFFVWFWPRFNARAFVLSRSNEYQADAFAAKVTSPATSARALQRVDLRARHLEDVFWKNINLRVADEPLPPLAIYGEMRSFLKADPEPAAASRWLSHAFSLATGTSDTHPSLSDRVKALGMPVDSRWIPTLREHASDALLGPEFSARAREAFSGEWHQFVLEDWQSSHRSRAESRDKLQELTPTTEGGDSGETGWQRIILRLEAEGIDSVFPALRDYAIRHPEHKEASFTTASYLLEHDDPSGLRIMERLAEDPMDTLQCLGAMAAYHDRQGNHDAVREMKRRADLHDERMNSAMHARNNLTKRDTFLPHGLDEEKIGEIRELLAGEKSVRTAWLVRKEHQEFANWSHYILAVDLRFPWYRFTSDNDVRRVLQRLVDGLKLDGYILVIRDEKENKPICKKIRSQQPEGAIYTVR; from the coding sequence ATGACACGCGTGGAGTTCGATCAACTGGTGGAAGGCCTGGAGGAAAAATTCCGTGGCCGCAAAGACGCGCTGACACGATCCTCCATCTCGTGGGCGATGTTCGGCTACGTGGTGCTGTCCGTCGCCATCGTCTGTAGCCTGGCCCTGCTCGCAGGCTGCGTGTTCTTCATCATCCTCCATCCCAACGTCGTCACCATCAAGTTCGGGGCCGTGCTGGGCATCGCGGCCGGTGCCCTTTCCCTGACGCTCATCCGCAGCCTGTGGAACCGTCTGCACCCGCCGCAAGGCAAGGAGATCACACGGGATGAAACGCCGGCCCTCTTCGGGATGATCGATGACATCTCCGACGCCGCGGGCGGGGTGCGGTTCCACAAGGTTCTCCTCACGAACGACCTCAACGCCTCCGTGGTGCAACTGCCGCTGGCAGGCATCTTCGGCATGCACCGGAACTACCTGAGCCTGGGCCTGCCGCTGATGGACGCGCTGGAACCGGAGGAGTTCAAGGCGGTGCTGGCCCACGAGTTCAGCCACCTTTCCAACAAGGACGGCAGCACCGGCAACTGGATTTACCGCATGCGCATGACCTGGGAACGCGCGGCGGACGGGATCTTCCAGAAGGAAGGATTCCTCATCGCGCCGCTCAAGAAGTTCTTCGTCTGGTTCTGGCCGCGCTTCAACGCCCGGGCCTTCGTCCTTTCACGCTCCAACGAGTATCAGGCGGACGCCTTCGCGGCGAAGGTCACCTCCCCCGCCACCTCCGCCCGCGCGCTGCAGCGCGTCGATCTCCGGGCACGCCATCTGGAGGATGTGTTCTGGAAAAACATCAATCTCAGGGTGGCCGACGAGCCTCTCCCACCGCTGGCGATTTATGGAGAGATGAGGAGTTTCCTCAAAGCCGATCCGGAACCGGCGGCCGCTTCCCGCTGGCTCTCCCACGCGTTCTCTCTCGCAACCGGAACCTCCGACACCCACCCGAGCCTGAGCGACCGGGTCAAGGCATTGGGCATGCCGGTGGATTCGCGGTGGATTCCCACGTTGCGTGAGCACGCATCGGACGCGCTGCTCGGTCCGGAGTTTTCGGCCCGGGCGCGGGAAGCATTCAGCGGTGAGTGGCACCAGTTCGTCCTGGAGGACTGGCAATCCAGCCACCGGAGCCGCGCGGAGTCCCGGGACAAACTGCAGGAGCTCACCCCCACGACCGAAGGCGGGGACAGCGGGGAGACCGGCTGGCAGCGGATCATCCTCCGTCTGGAAGCGGAAGGGATCGACTCCGTTTTCCCGGCCCTGCGGGACTACGCCATCCGCCACCCGGAGCACAAGGAGGCGTCCTTCACCACGGCAAGCTACCTGCTGGAGCATGACGACCCGTCCGGGCTGCGGATCATGGAACGGCTGGCGGAGGACCCGATGGACACCCTGCAATGCCTCGGTGCGATGGCCGCCTACCATGACCGCCAGGGGAACCATGACGCCGTGAGGGAGATGAAGCGCCGGGCGGATCTCCATGATGAGCGGATGAACTCCGCGATGCACGCCCGCAACAACCTGACGAAGCGCGACACATTTCTTCCGCACGGCCTGGATGAGGAAAAGATCGGTGAGATCCGCGAACTCCTGGCCGGGGAAAAAAGCGTCCGCACCGCGTGGCTGGTCCGCAAGGAACACCAGGAGTTCGCGAACTGGAGCCATTACATCCTTGCCGTGGACCTGCGCTTCCCGTGGTACCGGTTCACATCGGACAACGACGTCCGGAGAGTGCTCCAGCGGCTGGTGGATGGACTGAAACTGGACGGCTACATCCTCGTCATCCGCGACGAAAAGGAAAACAAGCCGATCTGCAAAAAGATCCGTTCCCAGCAGCCGGAGGGCGCAATCTACACGGTCCGCTGA
- the ald gene encoding alanine dehydrogenase, with protein MNIGVPTEIKAQENRVAMTPGSVVELVKRGHRVFVQRGAGAGSSYPDGEYEKAGAILAEDAPTVFAEADLIVKVKEPQPGEIAMLESRHLLFTYLHLAASKPLTEGLMASGCTALAYETLEVNRHLPLLEPMSEIAGRMAAIVGSYHLAKHAGGRGILLGGVPGVAPGRVVVLGGGTAGVNAARVATGIGADVTILEVDFERMRFLDITMGGHTVYSNQANLADLLPRADLVIGAVLVPGAKAPKLITREMLRLMPRGSVFVDIAVDQGGCAETTRPTTHDNPTYEEEGVLHYCVANMPGAYARTATQALNNVTHPWISLIADKGLAGACEARPELRSAINTHGGKLTCKPVAEAHGLPAEEIQRTV; from the coding sequence ATGAACATCGGCGTTCCCACTGAGATCAAGGCACAGGAAAACCGCGTGGCCATGACTCCCGGATCCGTCGTGGAGCTGGTGAAGCGCGGTCACCGCGTTTTCGTCCAGCGGGGTGCCGGAGCGGGCTCGAGCTATCCGGACGGGGAGTATGAAAAGGCCGGTGCCATTTTAGCGGAAGATGCCCCGACCGTGTTCGCGGAAGCGGATCTCATCGTGAAAGTGAAGGAGCCGCAGCCAGGGGAGATCGCCATGCTGGAGTCACGGCACCTCCTCTTCACCTATCTCCACCTCGCCGCGAGCAAGCCGCTCACGGAAGGACTGATGGCCAGCGGCTGCACCGCGCTGGCCTATGAGACGCTGGAAGTGAACCGCCACCTGCCCCTGCTGGAGCCGATGAGCGAGATCGCCGGGCGCATGGCCGCCATCGTCGGCTCCTACCATCTGGCGAAGCACGCGGGCGGGCGTGGCATCCTGCTGGGCGGCGTGCCCGGCGTCGCACCCGGGCGGGTGGTCGTGCTCGGTGGAGGTACCGCCGGGGTGAATGCCGCCCGCGTCGCCACCGGCATCGGTGCGGATGTCACCATCCTCGAGGTGGACTTCGAGCGCATGCGCTTCCTCGACATCACCATGGGCGGCCACACGGTTTATTCGAACCAGGCGAACCTCGCCGACCTGTTGCCGCGGGCGGACCTGGTCATCGGCGCGGTCCTTGTGCCGGGGGCGAAGGCTCCGAAGCTGATCACGCGTGAAATGCTCCGCCTCATGCCGCGCGGCAGCGTCTTCGTGGACATCGCCGTGGACCAGGGCGGCTGCGCGGAAACCACCCGTCCCACCACGCATGACAATCCCACCTACGAGGAGGAAGGCGTGCTCCACTACTGCGTGGCGAACATGCCGGGCGCGTATGCCCGCACCGCCACCCAGGCCCTCAACAACGTGACCCACCCGTGGATCTCACTCATCGCGGACAAGGGGCTGGCGGGTGCGTGCGAAGCCCGGCCTGAACTCCGCTCCGCGATCAATACCCACGGCGGAAAACTGACCTGCAAGCCGGTGGCGGAGGCACACGGCCTTCCCGCCGAAGAGATTCAGCGGACCGTGTAG
- a CDS encoding membrane integrity-associated transporter subunit PqiC — protein sequence MKAFLCLLPLLLFSCNVLQPVKDTSVTYLLDPAIPDRNPSSATPAVAINRPSLPSYLDRQQIVTRVKAGELKMSNYHLWAEPLDTGIARVVSMNLTRLTGSSNIQPINNFVTLEYTSLVELRISQFEPADHDHVVLACTWKVQPVHGRPLQPRNFRTEVPFTPSADKTDLSPRIAAMNEALARLSRVIAGSL from the coding sequence ATGAAAGCCTTCCTCTGCCTCCTTCCGTTACTTCTTTTTTCCTGCAACGTGCTCCAGCCGGTGAAGGACACCTCCGTCACCTACCTGCTGGACCCCGCCATCCCGGACAGGAACCCGTCATCCGCCACACCGGCCGTCGCCATCAACCGGCCATCGCTCCCGAGTTATCTGGACCGCCAGCAGATCGTCACCCGGGTGAAGGCGGGCGAGCTGAAGATGAGCAACTACCACCTGTGGGCGGAGCCGCTGGATACGGGCATCGCCCGCGTCGTTTCCATGAACCTCACCCGCCTCACCGGGTCATCGAACATCCAGCCGATCAACAACTTCGTCACCCTGGAGTACACCTCGCTGGTGGAGCTCCGCATCTCCCAGTTCGAGCCTGCGGACCACGACCACGTGGTGCTTGCCTGCACCTGGAAGGTCCAGCCGGTGCATGGCCGGCCCCTGCAGCCCCGTAACTTCCGCACGGAGGTCCCGTTCACCCCGTCGGCGGACAAGACCGACCTGTCCCCGAGGATCGCGGCCATGAACGAGGCCCTTGCCCGGCTTTCACGGGTCATCGCCGGTTCCCTCTGA
- a CDS encoding MCE family protein yields MSKKANPTVIGAFTLIGLILAGFALVAFGAGKYFERTHDILIFFERSANGLLVGSDVRFGGVRIGSVKSISVLVDSDNNRKIIPVVVELTDKAIRDIGTTSGNPIDFSDPERVEDAVKRGLRAGMKQQSLLTGQLYVEFDILPNSQGFTYQPRRDPGMPIVPSVGTEMDELIAGISSGLDKFNSLDLEGIIKDLRDTIVVARQQVAALNMKEINDNVITITKDIQAITGNDKLNSAIDSLDGSLKEINELTAKINAGIDPMMADFSAVLKRADESLERINETAAELSHVSNPRAPVLMRFQNVLEETERASRAIKELANDLKRNPNALISGKENE; encoded by the coding sequence ATGAGCAAGAAAGCCAATCCCACGGTCATCGGAGCGTTCACCCTCATCGGGCTGATCCTGGCGGGTTTCGCCCTCGTTGCCTTCGGCGCGGGCAAGTACTTCGAACGCACCCACGACATCCTGATTTTCTTCGAAAGGAGCGCGAACGGCCTGCTGGTCGGCTCGGACGTGCGGTTCGGCGGCGTGCGCATCGGCAGTGTGAAATCCATCAGCGTGCTGGTGGACTCCGACAACAACCGCAAGATCATCCCGGTGGTGGTGGAGCTGACGGACAAGGCGATCCGGGACATCGGCACCACCAGCGGGAATCCCATCGACTTTTCCGATCCGGAACGGGTGGAGGATGCCGTGAAGCGCGGCCTCCGCGCGGGCATGAAGCAGCAGAGCCTGCTGACCGGCCAGCTTTACGTGGAGTTCGACATTCTGCCGAACTCGCAGGGCTTCACCTACCAGCCGCGCAGGGACCCGGGCATGCCCATCGTCCCCAGCGTGGGCACGGAGATGGATGAACTCATCGCGGGCATTTCGAGCGGCCTGGACAAGTTCAACTCGCTGGATCTGGAGGGCATCATCAAGGATCTCCGGGACACCATCGTGGTGGCGCGGCAGCAGGTGGCCGCCCTGAACATGAAGGAGATCAACGACAACGTGATCACCATCACCAAGGACATCCAGGCCATCACCGGCAACGACAAGCTCAACAGTGCCATCGACAGTCTGGATGGGTCGCTGAAGGAGATCAACGAACTCACCGCGAAGATCAACGCGGGCATCGACCCGATGATGGCGGACTTTTCCGCCGTGTTGAAGCGGGCGGACGAAAGCCTGGAAAGGATCAACGAAACCGCCGCGGAACTCAGCCATGTCAGCAATCCGCGGGCACCCGTGCTGATGCGTTTCCAGAACGTGCTGGAGGAAACCGAGCGTGCTTCCAGAGCCATCAAGGAATTGGCGAACGATCTGAAACGGAACCCGAACGCGCTGATCTCCGGCAAGGAGAACGAATGA
- a CDS encoding ATP-binding cassette domain-containing protein translates to MEAPNAKISVRGLTMAYGSFVVMKDLSFDINDKDIFIIMGGSGCGKSTLLRHLIGLREPAEGEVFYDGKNFTRTDPSERGAFINRFGVMYQSGALWSSMTLAENIAMPIEENTDLDPKSVADLVSYKLALVGLSGYEDYYPSQVSGGMNKRAGIARAMALDPDILFLDEPGAGLDPLSSRRLDDLILRLRDSLGSTIVIVTHELASIFAVANNSIFLDTATRTQGATGNPRELRDHSDNPAVRVFLNRGDDPEASQP, encoded by the coding sequence ATGGAAGCTCCGAACGCGAAAATATCCGTCCGCGGCCTGACCATGGCTTATGGCTCCTTCGTCGTGATGAAGGACCTCAGCTTCGACATCAACGACAAGGACATCTTCATCATCATGGGCGGTTCGGGTTGCGGGAAAAGCACCCTGCTGCGCCACCTCATCGGGCTGCGGGAACCGGCGGAAGGTGAGGTTTTCTACGATGGAAAGAACTTCACGCGGACGGATCCGTCGGAGCGCGGCGCGTTCATCAACCGCTTCGGCGTGATGTACCAGTCCGGCGCGCTGTGGTCCTCCATGACGCTGGCGGAGAACATCGCCATGCCCATCGAGGAAAATACGGACCTCGATCCGAAGTCGGTCGCCGACCTGGTTTCCTACAAGCTCGCCTTGGTGGGCCTGTCCGGCTACGAGGACTACTATCCGTCCCAGGTGAGCGGCGGGATGAACAAGCGGGCGGGCATCGCGCGGGCGATGGCGCTGGACCCGGACATCCTGTTCCTGGACGAGCCGGGGGCCGGTCTGGATCCGCTCAGCTCCCGCCGGCTGGATGACCTCATCCTGCGGCTGCGCGACAGCCTGGGGTCCACCATCGTCATTGTGACCCATGAACTCGCCAGCATTTTCGCCGTAGCCAACAACTCCATTTTCCTCGATACTGCGACAAGGACCCAGGGAGCCACCGGCAATCCAAGGGAACTCCGCGACCATTCCGACAACCCGGCCGTCCGTGTGTTCCTCAACCGCGGCGACGATCCAGAAGCCAGCCAGCCATGA
- a CDS encoding ABC transporter permease, which yields MKPTAVWKGGGVLELAGDWTRSGPRPEISGDAPEGAPVSYETSALGRYDSTLPAFLLSVFRAVPAAEGQAEETPPFDGLPEDLRGLMELALAVPERSEAKSTTRDESDIRKLGKVSINIAQGLGCLTDFVGESMLALGRFFRGRARFRWRDFWVIVQQSGAQALPIVSLISFLIGLILAFVGNVQLANFGANLYVADLVGIAMVREMGAVMTGIIMSGRTGAAFAANIGSMKANEEIDALKTFGFDPFDFLVLPRLLALILMMPILTIYANVVGILGGMLVGAAVGIPPILYWHETLTAVTITTASLGVFKSFFFGAAIAIAGCLHGMRAGNSSAAVGEATTKAVVAGITAVIVLDSAFAAIFTLLDI from the coding sequence ATGAAACCGACCGCCGTCTGGAAAGGCGGTGGGGTTCTGGAGCTGGCCGGGGACTGGACCCGTTCCGGGCCGCGCCCCGAGATTTCCGGAGACGCCCCGGAGGGTGCCCCCGTTTCCTATGAAACCTCCGCCCTCGGGAGGTATGACTCCACGCTGCCCGCTTTCCTGTTATCCGTGTTCCGGGCAGTTCCGGCGGCGGAGGGGCAGGCGGAGGAAACGCCTCCGTTCGACGGCCTGCCGGAGGACCTGCGCGGGCTGATGGAACTCGCGCTCGCGGTTCCGGAGCGGAGCGAGGCGAAGTCCACCACCCGTGATGAGTCGGACATCCGCAAGCTGGGGAAGGTTTCGATCAACATCGCCCAGGGCCTGGGATGCCTGACGGATTTCGTCGGGGAGTCCATGCTGGCGCTAGGGCGTTTTTTCAGGGGGCGGGCCAGGTTCCGTTGGCGGGATTTCTGGGTGATCGTCCAGCAGAGCGGGGCGCAGGCCCTGCCGATCGTCTCCCTCATCAGTTTCCTCATCGGCCTCATCCTCGCCTTTGTGGGAAATGTCCAGTTGGCGAACTTCGGCGCGAACCTCTATGTGGCGGACCTCGTCGGCATCGCGATGGTGCGGGAGATGGGTGCAGTCATGACCGGCATCATCATGAGCGGCCGAACTGGTGCTGCATTCGCGGCGAACATCGGCAGCATGAAGGCGAACGAGGAGATCGACGCGCTGAAGACCTTCGGCTTCGACCCGTTCGATTTCCTCGTCCTGCCCCGGCTGCTCGCGCTCATCCTCATGATGCCGATCCTGACCATCTATGCGAACGTGGTGGGCATCCTCGGCGGTATGCTGGTGGGCGCGGCGGTGGGCATCCCGCCCATCCTCTACTGGCATGAGACGCTCACGGCGGTCACCATCACCACCGCCTCGCTCGGCGTGTTCAAGAGCTTCTTCTTCGGTGCGGCCATCGCCATCGCCGGCTGCCTCCATGGGATGCGGGCGGGGAATTCCTCCGCGGCCGTCGGGGAAGCCACGACGAAGGCGGTGGTGGCCGGCATCACCGCGGTCATCGTCCTGGATTCCGCCTTCGCCGCCATCTTCACCCTTCTCGACATCTGA
- a CDS encoding RNA polymerase sigma factor, whose product MSEFAELVDSYYQALFRFGMSLTRNADRAADLVQETFCIWAEKGDQLRDRSKAKTWLFTTLHREFLSQRRHAAKFSDTELNEEIICEAEAPQGDAERQMDGSRALEILGTLDETYRAPVALFYLQQHSYKEIAAILEIPIGTVMSRLSRGKEMLRKQMTAEPASAPKNILQLEPEALGKRHG is encoded by the coding sequence ATGAGTGAGTTCGCGGAATTGGTAGATTCCTATTATCAGGCGTTGTTCCGGTTCGGAATGTCGCTGACGCGCAACGCGGACCGGGCGGCGGATCTGGTGCAGGAGACGTTCTGCATCTGGGCGGAAAAGGGCGACCAGCTCCGGGACCGCTCGAAGGCGAAGACCTGGCTTTTCACCACCCTGCACCGTGAGTTCCTCAGCCAGCGGCGGCACGCGGCGAAATTTTCCGACACGGAGCTGAACGAGGAGATCATCTGCGAGGCGGAGGCCCCCCAGGGGGATGCGGAGCGGCAGATGGACGGCTCCCGCGCGCTGGAAATCCTCGGAACCCTGGATGAAACCTACCGCGCTCCCGTGGCGCTTTTTTATCTCCAGCAGCACAGCTACAAGGAAATCGCGGCGATCCTGGAGATCCCCATCGGCACGGTGATGTCCCGCCTTTCCCGCGGAAAGGAAATGCTCCGCAAACAGATGACCGCGGAGCCGGCCAGCGCGCCGAAGAACATCCTGCAACTCGAACCGGAGGCGCTGGGCAAACGCCATGGATAA
- a CDS encoding PmoA family protein: MKRLLTIFLACSAAAQADLKLEKSEGSMKVTDGGKLITEYRTDWKVPYLYPLLSPSGANLTRHWPTKEGIAEEATDHPHHRSVWMGHGAVNGADFWAMKGEGNPTIIHKGFGAETKTAADSVSFTADLEWQAHGKKLIDEKRAITVRKINPTTSTLEFTCTLTAAEDVTFGDTKEGMFAFRMDRTLRLKGKQAKAHIIDSKGVTDADTWGKRADWVAYHGPDEKGEPVVAALFDHPKNFRYPTYWHVRDYGLVAANPFGIHDFEGKKDQPTLGDHALKKGEAMTFRYSIVVHHGDLKSAELGKLWESFSKN; the protein is encoded by the coding sequence ATGAAAAGATTGCTTACAATTTTTCTCGCATGCTCGGCAGCCGCCCAAGCCGACCTGAAGCTCGAAAAATCCGAAGGTTCAATGAAGGTCACCGATGGTGGAAAACTCATCACCGAGTACCGCACGGACTGGAAAGTCCCCTACCTTTATCCGCTTCTCTCGCCATCCGGCGCGAACCTCACCCGCCACTGGCCGACGAAGGAAGGCATCGCGGAGGAAGCGACCGACCACCCCCACCACCGGTCCGTGTGGATGGGCCACGGTGCCGTCAACGGCGCGGATTTCTGGGCGATGAAGGGCGAGGGCAACCCGACCATCATCCACAAGGGCTTCGGAGCGGAGACGAAGACCGCCGCCGACAGCGTCTCCTTCACCGCGGATCTGGAGTGGCAGGCGCACGGGAAGAAGCTGATCGACGAGAAGCGGGCCATCACCGTCCGCAAGATCAACCCGACCACCAGCACGCTGGAGTTCACCTGCACCCTGACCGCCGCGGAGGACGTCACCTTCGGCGACACGAAGGAAGGCATGTTCGCCTTCCGCATGGACCGCACCTTGCGCCTGAAGGGCAAGCAGGCGAAGGCCCACATCATCGACAGCAAGGGCGTCACCGATGCGGACACCTGGGGCAAGCGCGCGGACTGGGTGGCCTACCACGGACCGGATGAGAAGGGCGAGCCGGTCGTCGCCGCACTGTTCGACCATCCGAAGAATTTCCGCTACCCGACCTACTGGCACGTCCGGGACTACGGCCTCGTCGCAGCGAACCCCTTCGGCATCCATGACTTCGAAGGAAAGAAAGACCAGCCCACGCTGGGCGACCACGCGCTGAAAAAGGGCGAAGCCATGACCTTCCGCTACAGCATCGTCGTCCACCACGGAGACCTGAAGTCCGCCGAACTCGGCAAGCTCTGGGAATCCTTCTCGAAGAACTGA